In Candidatus Baltobacteraceae bacterium, a genomic segment contains:
- a CDS encoding electron transfer flavoprotein subunit beta/FixA family protein: MKIVVTVKLVPDPNAEKRIDPGTKHLVRTGVETVLNPYDEYALEAALQIKEKAGGDTTVTVFSMAPEALKETLRKALAMGADDAVLLSDAGLEGSDVWATSYAISHALKKVGFDLLLVGGLSDDGSTGATPGALAEYLQTALVTNVRKAEVQDGKLRLERETDTGYQDVVAPLPCVMTTALTFGEPRYASLKGIMGAKKKTIAALAIGDLGLDQAVGQGGSKTELLAFAPPPVRGKGTVVEAADGAAGAKAIFDFLKERKLV, translated from the coding sequence CCCGGCACAAAGCATTTGGTGCGCACCGGCGTTGAAACGGTGCTCAACCCGTACGATGAGTACGCGCTCGAAGCAGCGCTGCAAATCAAAGAGAAGGCCGGCGGTGATACCACCGTCACGGTCTTTAGTATGGCACCGGAAGCGCTCAAGGAAACGCTGCGCAAGGCGCTCGCGATGGGCGCCGATGACGCGGTGCTGCTCAGCGACGCGGGGCTCGAGGGCAGCGACGTTTGGGCAACCTCGTACGCGATCTCGCACGCGCTCAAAAAAGTCGGTTTCGACCTCTTGCTCGTCGGCGGTCTCTCCGACGACGGCTCCACCGGCGCAACACCCGGTGCGCTCGCCGAATACCTGCAGACTGCGCTGGTGACGAACGTGCGCAAAGCCGAAGTGCAGGATGGTAAACTGCGCCTGGAACGCGAGACCGACACCGGCTATCAAGACGTGGTCGCGCCGCTGCCGTGCGTGATGACGACGGCACTCACCTTCGGCGAGCCGCGCTATGCGTCGCTCAAAGGCATCATGGGGGCCAAGAAAAAGACGATCGCCGCTCTCGCGATCGGCGATCTCGGACTCGATCAGGCGGTCGGGCAGGGTGGTTCCAAGACCGAACTGCTTGCGTTCGCGCCGCCGCCGGTGCGCGGCAAAGGCACCGTGGTCGAAGCAGCCGACGGCGCCGCCGGTGCGAAAGCGATCTTCGATTTCCTCAAAGAGCGGAAGTTGGTATAG
- a CDS encoding electron transfer flavoprotein subunit alpha/FixB family protein, protein MKDVLVYVQHKGGQTPKVSFEMATQARALADQLGGKAHALVVGSGASALAQTLKTYPLDVVHVNDDPQVDEFLLDPLIDYLEAAAKTIGPSLVLVANTLTGKDVAGRLVGRLNAGMCADATDFKIEGGTVEAIMPKFGGAMVTTCALKPGDYGVVTIRPNAFAAQAGGGGASVQAIEKPAGKKYTVTIEKDVEEGSGELALEEAPVVVAGGRGLGGPEPFEQLLKPLASALGGAVGASRAAADAGWVPYSLQIGQTGKTVSPTLYIAVGISGAIQHKVGMRSSGTIVAINKDGSSPIGEFSDLLVVGDAFAIVPELTKLVQAAKS, encoded by the coding sequence ATGAAAGACGTTCTCGTCTACGTTCAGCACAAGGGCGGGCAGACGCCGAAAGTCAGTTTCGAGATGGCGACGCAGGCGCGTGCGCTCGCCGATCAGCTCGGCGGTAAAGCGCATGCACTCGTCGTGGGAAGCGGTGCGAGCGCGTTGGCGCAGACGCTCAAGACCTATCCGCTCGATGTCGTGCACGTCAACGACGACCCGCAGGTCGACGAGTTTCTGCTCGATCCCCTCATCGATTATTTGGAAGCGGCCGCCAAGACGATCGGTCCCTCGCTCGTGTTGGTTGCCAACACGCTGACCGGGAAGGACGTTGCCGGGCGTTTGGTCGGCCGTTTGAACGCGGGGATGTGCGCCGACGCAACCGACTTCAAAATCGAGGGTGGTACGGTCGAAGCGATCATGCCGAAGTTCGGCGGCGCGATGGTCACCACGTGCGCGCTCAAACCCGGTGATTACGGGGTCGTGACGATTCGGCCCAATGCGTTCGCCGCGCAGGCCGGCGGCGGCGGCGCGAGCGTGCAAGCAATCGAAAAACCGGCCGGCAAGAAGTACACGGTGACGATCGAGAAGGACGTCGAGGAGGGCTCGGGCGAGCTGGCGTTGGAAGAAGCGCCGGTTGTGGTCGCCGGCGGGCGCGGCCTCGGTGGCCCCGAGCCGTTCGAGCAGCTGCTCAAGCCGTTGGCGAGCGCGCTTGGGGGAGCGGTCGGCGCGTCCCGCGCGGCGGCCGATGCCGGATGGGTACCGTACAGCCTCCAGATCGGGCAGACCGGAAAGACGGTCAGCCCCACGCTCTATATCGCGGTCGGGATCTCGGGCGCGATACAACACAAGGTCGGCATGCGTTCTTCAGGTACGATCGTCGCGATAAACAAAGATGGAAGCTCGCCGATCGGCGAATTCTCGGATCTCCTGGTCGTGGGCGACGCCTTCGCAATCGTTCCGGAGCTTACCAAACTCGTGCAAGCCGCCAAATCATAA
- a CDS encoding tetratricopeptide repeat protein, giving the protein MKRLTFPLTLIAAFTALLIVTQPSAQAGLFGGDKHAASPSPSPSPSALPTASPEPPSVAIPRLEAKLKANPNDQDAMTQLAGQFLGINRPDYAAQITQHLLQMGDKTAQVYYLDGYAMQALGRQDVAIADLEQAENLDPSNIGILEQLTDLYLKANRFTDAERIANRSIVLNKGDAESYSMLGAVYASEQKYDDARAQFEIAAAKDPKDTDPLFQIAQTYAAQDNIPIALQEIARVLAIDPKNVQALVFKADLYARQHDDQKASDAYDDAIVAAPDDQQKVAIVARKAAYYVGEKKFSQAETVFLQGIAQYPKVPQIYVAYGDYLASQKNLDKAKVQWQTALSIDGSDTDALNRLGQLALQEQKYQDAVNYLKQFTTLQPDPAAFAMLGQAYSFLHDYPDSKDACSKSFQMQRTPDSLGCIAGADYAMKNYKEASQIFDVLDNNAKGFLDQNPELLYIAGRSYEQTKQREKAANAYKRLLPMVRKGTKQYSEIQHWIADLSKPAPKPAPKKKPASKP; this is encoded by the coding sequence TTGAAACGCCTCACCTTCCCGCTCACGCTGATCGCTGCGTTCACCGCACTGCTCATCGTCACGCAGCCTAGCGCCCAAGCCGGGCTGTTCGGCGGCGACAAGCACGCCGCATCGCCGTCGCCCTCACCCTCGCCCTCCGCGCTCCCGACCGCATCACCCGAACCGCCGTCGGTAGCGATTCCACGTTTGGAAGCCAAGCTCAAGGCCAATCCCAACGACCAGGACGCGATGACGCAGCTGGCCGGACAGTTCTTGGGAATCAATCGTCCGGATTACGCTGCGCAAATCACCCAGCATCTGCTCCAGATGGGCGATAAGACCGCGCAAGTGTATTATCTGGACGGATATGCGATGCAGGCGCTGGGGCGCCAAGACGTTGCGATCGCGGATTTGGAGCAAGCCGAGAACCTCGATCCGAGCAACATCGGTATCCTCGAGCAGCTCACCGATCTGTATCTCAAGGCCAACCGCTTCACCGACGCCGAGCGCATCGCCAACCGCAGCATCGTGTTGAACAAAGGCGACGCCGAATCGTACTCCATGCTCGGAGCCGTCTATGCCTCGGAACAGAAATACGACGATGCGCGCGCGCAGTTCGAGATCGCGGCTGCCAAGGATCCGAAGGACACGGACCCACTCTTCCAGATCGCGCAGACGTATGCGGCGCAAGACAATATTCCGATTGCGCTGCAAGAGATCGCGCGCGTTCTCGCAATCGATCCGAAGAACGTCCAGGCGCTGGTTTTCAAAGCCGATCTCTACGCTCGTCAACATGACGACCAAAAGGCGTCCGACGCGTATGACGACGCGATCGTGGCCGCCCCCGACGATCAGCAAAAGGTCGCGATCGTTGCGCGCAAAGCGGCATACTACGTCGGAGAGAAGAAGTTCTCGCAAGCGGAGACCGTCTTTCTCCAAGGAATAGCGCAATATCCGAAGGTTCCGCAAATCTACGTTGCTTACGGCGATTACTTGGCCAGCCAAAAAAATCTCGACAAGGCCAAGGTGCAGTGGCAGACGGCATTGTCCATCGACGGCAGCGATACCGATGCCTTGAATCGGCTGGGCCAGCTGGCGCTGCAAGAGCAGAAGTATCAAGATGCCGTGAACTACCTCAAGCAATTCACCACGTTGCAGCCCGATCCGGCGGCATTTGCGATGCTCGGACAAGCCTATTCGTTCTTGCACGATTACCCGGACTCGAAAGACGCGTGCAGCAAGAGCTTCCAGATGCAGCGCACGCCTGATTCGCTCGGCTGTATTGCCGGCGCCGATTACGCGATGAAGAACTACAAAGAAGCCTCGCAGATCTTCGACGTCCTCGATAACAATGCCAAGGGCTTCTTGGATCAGAATCCGGAGCTGCTGTACATTGCCGGCAGGTCCTACGAGCAGACGAAACAGCGAGAAAAAGCCGCGAATGCCTACAAGCGTTTGCTGCCGATGGTGCGAAAAGGGACCAAGCAATACAGCGAGATCCAGCACTGGATCGCGGATTTGAGCAAGCCCGCACCGAAGCCGGCGCCGAAAAAGAAACCGGCCTCGAAACCGTGA